The genomic DNA TATTTCCGAAAAACTTTCGCTCGATCCTGCGTAATAAATACTGGCAAATGCGCTGGCAACAGTGGTGGGGCAAAGTATGGCGGATTTTATTTTATATTATTCGCATTTCTTTTGGCGTTGTTTTAATTGCCTCGATCGCGCTAATGTTAGCTGCGATCGCCATTATTGTTATTTCGGTTAATTCTAGTCGTGATGAGGATAATCGAGGTGGCGGTAGCTTTGGCGGTGGTAGTGGCTTTGTCTTTCTGCCTCGTTTTTGGTTTGGACCCGATCTTTTTTGGTTCTTTAGTCCCAACTACAGTTCTCGTCGTCGTCAACGCCGTAGAATATCGCCTGGAAATAACAACCAAATGAATTTTTTTGAGGCGATCTTTTCCTTTTTATTTGGCGATGGTAATCCTAATGAAGATTTAGAAGCGCAACGCTGGCAAACTATTGGTGGAGTAATCCGCAATAATAAAGGCGCAGTAGTAGGCGAACAAATCGCTCCTTATGTCGATGGAACCGACGAATATGAAGACTATATGCTGCCAGTTCTAAGCCGTTTTAATGGTTATCCTGAAGTTTCGCCCCAGGGAGAAATCATCTATTATTTCCCCGAACTACAGGTGATGGCAAGTCAACGGCAAAAGCGATCGTCTGTAAGCTATCTGCAAGAGCAACTATGGCGTTTTAGTCAGGCTAGCAGCAATCAAATTATGCTATCGGTTGGCTTGGGCGCGCTAAATTTAGTTTTAGCTTTGGTATTGGGTTCACTGTTAAGAGATGGGACGATTGCCGCCCAATTAGGAGGTTTGGTCGCTTTTGTGGGTTCTATTTACGGCATCTTATTAGTTTATGGTGTTGCCTTTTTAACTATTCCTCTAATTCGCTATTTCTGGATTCAAAGGCGCAACCAAAAAATTGCCGCACGCAATCAACTACGCGAACAAAGAGCGATCGCTTTAAATAATGCCGATACAGCTTTACAGCAGAAGATCGTCTACGCCAGCCAGTTTGCCCAACAAAAAGTAATCGGCGATCGCGATCTGGCATATACTACTGAAACCGATCTGTTAGACCAAAATATTGAGAATGCTGACAAAATCGATCGCGAGTGGCAACAAAGATTACAATCTGATTCTTAAAGCTTTTTATTAAATACGATGACTAAAATCAATCATATTTCTGGTAAAGGTATACCCGTAGTAGGTGATGATATTGATACCGATCGCATCATTCCTGCTAGATTTTTGCGCTGCGTTACCTTTGACGGTTTGGGAAGCCATGCTTTTGAAGACGATCGCGCCTCGTCAGCAGGAAAACATCCTTTCGATTTGCCTCAATATCAAGAAGCAAATATTTTAGTAGTTAATAACAATTTTGGCTGTGGTTCTTCTAGAGAACACGCACCCCAGGCATTAGCCAAGTGGGGGATTCGGGCGATCGTCGGCGAGAGCTTTGCCGAAATTTTCTTTGGTAACTGTGTGGCTATAGGCGTACCTTGTGTAGTTGCCTCCTCAAAAATCGTCCAACAGCTACAGGCAAAATTAGCAGATTACCCCCAGGCAGCTATGACAATAGATCTGGCAGCCAAGCAGGTTACTTGTGACAATTTAACTTTCCCCGTCGAAATGAATGAAGGTTCGCGACAAATGTTTATCGAAGGAACCTGGGATAATTGCGGTCAACTGATAGCCGATTCTAACAGCATTCGCACTACGGCTAATAAATTACCCTATCTTAATTGGCAAAGCGCGTAATTTTCAAATAGCTTTTGGCTTTTGGCTTTTGGCTAAAAGCTACCGCGAAGCGGTTATTAGTCGTTTGTTGTTTTTTATAGAGCGATCGGGAACTATATAAGCTGTAGTAAAAATAACAATTTGCGATCGCGATCGATCATGACCAATGAAGAATTACTCGAAAAGTATCAAACGGGAAACAGAGACTTTAGCCGCAGCGATTTAAGTAGAATACAAATTATTCAAACGAAACTTCAGTATATCGATCTCAGTCGTAGCGAACTCGATTGGGCTAATCTTAGCGGTACCGATTTATCCTTTGCTAATTTAAATCGTGTTGACTTGGTAAATGCCAGATTAATTAAAACACAACTGATTGAAGCAAATTTAAACTGCGCCGACTTAACTAACGCCGATCTTAGCTGGGCAAATTTAGAAGGTGCGATTTTGGTACGGGTAGATTTTAGTGATGCCAATCTCAATCAGTGTTCTTTTAAAAATGCCGATTTGCGAGACGCTAATCTGAGTGGTGCCAATCTCAGCGGGGTAAATCTCGAAGGGGCTAATCTCAGCCGTGCCGATCTCAGTGATGCCAATCTCAGTGGGGTAAATCTCGCTCATGCCAATTTGAGTCGTGCCGATCTCTCTCATGCCAATTTAAGTCAAGCTAACTTAACTAGAGTCAACCTCAATAAGGCAGATTTAAGTGAAAGCAATTTAAAACAGGCTAACATGCAGCGATCGATTATGAAGGGAGCAAATTTACGCAGTGCTAACCTCAAGGGAGCTAGTTTTTCTGGTGCGGTGTTAAAAGAAGTAAATAGCAGTCTGGCAACGATATCGGAACTCAATCTACCGGGATTTAACCGTCCGTCTAGATTGGATTTACGCTCGGCAAATCTCACCAATGCCAATTTGTCTGGAGCTTGCCTTGAAGATGCAAACCTTAGATTTGTCTCATTATATAAAGCAAATTTACAGCAAGCTAATTTTAATAGTGCTAGCCTGATTGATGTTTACTTACGAGATGCAGATTTAAGAGGGGCTATTTTGCATCAATGTGTTCTTAGTAATGTTAACTGGAAAGATACGGTGATGCCCGATGGTAGTATTCATTTATAGCAGTCCGATCCTTAAATAGTTCAAAATTAAGCCAACTAAATATATATTTGTCAAGATTGTTCGCAACAAAACAGTTTTAAGAATTACTATATAAATATTTCTTATTGCCAAAGCAACTTAAAATAAGATTCCAATTTGAAGAAATCCGCTCTAATTAGGATCGTCTGAGGACAGAATTATTTGGGATTGAGTTACCGTAGTTAAAAATTAAGTACTAACCTGGGGAAGTAGCAATGAAAAAATTTGTGCTGCTATGTCTATTTATATTGGGAATTGGCTTTGCATTATTTAATTTTAAAGGTTTGGCTCAAGGAGGAGAATTTGAGTCAATTATTATTGATTTTAAAGAAGATATACCTATAACTAAGATAAGTGAAGATATTCAGGATATTTCGCAACAATACGGGCGATCGCTTCGCTTAAACAGCATTTTTTCGATTAATGACCGCGTATATGTCGTTGAAGGAAATAAAGAGTTTTTACGTAAGTTGAAGCGATCGCCTCTAAAAAAACAAACAGAATATATAGAAGCTAACTATATATACCATCAGTTTGACGCTCCCAACGACCCAGAATATAGCAAACAGTGGAACTTTCACAACATTAATGTCGAACAGGCTTGGGATGAAACCAAGGGTAATGGCGTTACCGTAGCGGTAATCGATACGGGAGTTACCCAGGTACCAGATTTAAAATTAACTAAGTTTGTTAAAGGCTATAACTTTGTTAGCGATAAAGTTGATGCTGCTGACGATAACGGTCATGGCACTCACGTAGCGGGAACTATCGCTCAATCTACCAATAACGGTTATGGAGTTGCGGGAATTGCTTACGAAGCTTCGATCATGCCGTTAAAAGTGCTGTCGAGTAGTGGCGGGGGAACCGTTGCCGATATTGCCGAGGCAATAAAATTTGCTGCCGACAATAATGCCGATGTAATTAACCTGAGTTTGGGCGGTATAGGTTCTAGCCATTTAATGCAAGAAGCCGTCGATTATGCCTACGCTAAAGGCGTAACGATTATTGCAGCCGCAGGTAACGAAAACCGAAATTCTGCTTCTTATCCCGCCCGTTACCCCCACGTAATGAGTGTAGCTGCTACCGATGCTACTGGAGTAAAAGCTCCCTACTCTAACTTTGGTGCGGGAGTTGATATTTCTGCCCCTGGAGGCAGCGAAGCAGGAAAGATTTTGCAAAATACCGTCGATCCTAGTAGCGGTAAGTCGGTGTTTGTCGGTTTTCAGGGTACGAGTATGGCAGCACCTCACGTTGCAGGTGTAGCAGCTTTGGTTAGAGCTAGCGGTATAGAAGAACCAGCAGAAGTAGTAAATATTCTCAAGCAATCTTCTCGCAAAATCAAAGAAGATCCCTTAAACCATTTTGGTGCGGGTCAATTGGATGCTGGTGGCGCGGTAAAACTTGCCCTCAAAGGTCAAATTACCTTTAAAGACTTTTTCCGTTGGTTACGCAATAGCGGCTATCTCAATCCTGGTTTCTGGCTAGATGGCGGTGCGGTTGCTTTTTTACCAAAACTGGCAATGGTCATCGGTTCTTACCTGCTGGCTTGGTTTTTACGTAACTATTTACCGTTTACTTTGGGTTTAAATAGCGGTTTAATTTTGGGCAGTTCGGGCTTGTTCTTTTTACAGGGACTATACATTTTCGATCTACCTCAATGGCCTCTACGTCTGTTTGGTAGTTCGATTCCCGAATTGGGTAATGTCGTTAGAGGAACCGCCAGCCTCAATCCCGTGTTTGCCAGCGTTTTAATTCCTTTTGTTTTAATTGTTTTGTTACTCGGACACTCTAGTTGGAAATGGTTTGCTATCGGTTCGAGTATTGGTGTAGCTGCTTGTTTGGCAGTTAGCGCGGCGATCGATCCTGCTGTCTGGGGATTGGGTGCTGGTGTAGCCGCTCGTAGTTTTCTCGGTATTAACGCTATACTCTGCCTTGCTTTGGCTTATGTAGCCAGTCAAAACGAAAAGCAAAGGGCATAAAATTTGTCTTTGCTATGTCGAGCGAATAATTTTTTAGTCTATAAATGGGGAGTTTTTCTCCCCTATTTTTATAGCTATTGTAGAGTAAGTTAACTCACGTTATATTTGCTATTAACTGTCGATCGCTAACTAATACTGTTCGGATAAGCCCCCCAACCCCCAAATTTGGGGGAGCTAAATTTGTAAAAGTCCCCCAGGATTGGGGGATTGAGGGGGCGGATAAAATAACTTGATAGATTAGAACTATGACTGTAACAGGAAAAATAGAAAAAAAGGGATTTGGCTTTGGCACTTGGGCATTAGTAACTGACGATGGTACGACTTACGAACTAAAAGATCCTCCAGAAGAACTCAAGCAAGAGTCAATTAGGGTAGAAATCGAAGGAAAAACCAGAGAAGACGTAATGACCATTGCCATGATTGGTCCCGTATTAGAAATTGAATCTTATAAAAAACTCTAGGCGCGATCGCTTTTATATACAGCATTTTCCTGAGCAACAATGAAGTCTAAGAGATTTTGGCTAAATTTAATCGTTGAAGCATGGCTTTACGAGCTTCATAAGCCAGAGTATCTGGGAGTTTAATCAAATTGATTTCGGTTTGATATTTTCTTTGTAGGGCTTTTTTTATCAACCAGTCGGCAATAAAAGGATTTTTGGGCAATAAAGGTCCGTGGGCGTAAGTAGCGATCGCATTACCGTAAAAAGCCCCTTCCCAACCATCTTCACCGTTGTTTCCCAATCCGCTCACTACCTTACCCAAAGGCTGAACGCTATTTAAATAAGTTCTGCCGCCGTGATTTTCAAAGCCAATGGCAATTGGTTTTTCACCTAACATTGCCTGTAGTTCTTCAGCGAGAGGAGAAGCGGCAATTTCAAAGACTAAATTACCGATGCAGCGTTTGGCATTAATACCTGGATGTTTGCTAACCAAATCCAACAAGCCCAAGCCTTCAATTCTCTGTCCTAAAGCAGGTTCGTAATAATGCCCCAAAAGCTGTGGCGAACCACAGGTAAATACACCAGGCGTATTGGCTTCTAACATGGTGCGTAGAGCATCAGCTTTTGCTCCTCGCAGATCTCGCATTACGATTTCTTGCTGCCGATCCTGCGCGCCACCACCAACAATCAGATCGACTCGCTTAAATTCTGCGATCGCTGTTTCTCGTTGTAGGGGAACGATTTCGACTTCCATATCGCGCCACTGACAGCGTTGCTGCAAGCAAATTACGTTGCCGCGATCGCCATAAGTACTCATTAAGTTTGGATATAGCCAACCGATAGATAATTTCATTTTGCTAGTTGTTCGGAATTAATGCGAGCCATGAAGAAAATACAAAATTAGACAATATGAAACTCTTTTATATCTATCTCTGTAAAAAATTGCTAGTTTAATTTTGAACAAAATATTAAAAATAGGTAAACTGTTTTAAGGCTCGCTCTTAATAATTTTCAGCACTTTAAGTTTTGTCGAACATTACAATAGAGTTTTACCGAATTAACAGGATTTATCGCTCATGACTGCTACGCCTACAACTATTAGAGAACGTGCAGGTCAAACCGTAAAAGAACTTTATCCTAACTATAAAGTAATCGTCCTCAATGATGACTTTAATACTTTCAAGCACGTTGCCGAATGTTTGATGAAATATATTCCTGGTATGAATGGCGATCGCGCCTGGGAATTAACCGAGCAAATACACAATGAAGGACAGGCAATAGTCTGGGTAGGTCCTCAAGAACAAGCCGAACTATATCATCAACAATTAAGAAGAGCGGGTTTGACAATGGCACCGTTAGAAAAGGCGTAAAATTAAATAATTTATTAGTTTATGGCGATCGCCCTTTAGTTATGACTGACTCTTCTGACGGTAGGCTAGTTTGGAATCATTCTACTCATCTTCCTGGTTTGATTCCCATTCTAGAAAAGCTAGTTGATTGTGAGGGCATAGGTACTGTTACTCCAGGTAGAATAAAAACCGCTAGAGGTCGCTCTCCTCATCTAAAACTGAGAGTATCCGTACCGATTAGAGGAGGCTATAAAGTTATCGCTCGTCAGGGTAAGACCGTACAGGAAGTTTTTATTCTCACAGTACTAGAACAAAAAGCCTTGGAAAAAGCGATCGCCTCTTTATTAGACTCTTAGCAATAAATTAATGAACGATTCTCTAGCAGCAGATGTAGTAATTATCGGCAGTGGCGTTGGCGGTTTGTGCTGTGGGGCCTTACTTGCCAAATACGGTTTTAAAGTAATTGTTTGCGAAAGTCATGCGATCGCTGGTGGTGCGGCACATAGTTTCGAGCGCGATGGCTATAAGTTTGATTCTGGTCCCTCGCTCTATTCGGGCATGTCTCGTTCTCCGTCTAATAATCCTTTGCGACAGGTTTTAGATGTACTCGATGAAGATATTGAGTGGGTCAACTACGATGTTTGGGGTTGTCGGCTACCAGAAGCAGATTTTGATGCTTACATTGGTGCCAATCATTTTACTGAAACTTTAGCCAAACTGAGGGGTGAAGCTGCCGTAGCCGAGTGGCAACAACTACAGGCAGAAATGAAAATATTTGCCGAAGCAGTTAATGCCCTGCCTCCTCTAGCAATGCGCTTCGATCTGGGGGCAGCCGTAAGTATGGGTAAGTATCTTCCTTCAATGCTGTGGCATTTACCCAACATTCTCAAACTAACCAGACCGTTTAGCGAAATTATCGATGGAACCGTCAGCGATCGCTTCATTCGTGACTGGCTCGATCTATTATGCTTTTTGTTGTCTGGTCTACCTGCCAGCGGTACGGTAGGAGCGGTAATGGCGTTTATGTTTGCCGAATGGTACAAACCAGGGGTAGAGCTAGATTATCCCGTCGGCGGTAGTGGCGCGATCGTCGATGCCTTACTTAGAGGATTGACTAAAAATGGGGGCGAAATCTTGTATAACTCCCACGTAGCCGAAATTTTAGTTGAAGATAAACAGGCGGTAGGCGTACGGTTAGGTAATGGCAAAAAGATTGCTGCCTCTAAAGCAGTAGTCTCTAATGCCTCTATTTGGGACACTTTGCCCTTAATACCCCAGGGCGCATTACCTCAAGATTTTGTCACCGAACGTCAAGCTATCCCCGAATGCGAAAGCTTTATGCACCTCCATCTAGGTATTGACGGGACGGGACTACCAAAAAACTTACAGTGTCACTATATTGTGGTAAACGATTGGGAACAAGGCGTTACCGCACCGCAAAACGTAGTAGTAGCTTCTATTCCTTCGGTGTTAGACCCCTCTCTCGCTCCTGCTGGCAAGCACGTCGTACATGTTTATACACCAGGTAACGAACCTTACGAAATTTGGGCGGGACTCGATCGCCGCAGCGCAGAATACGACCGACTAAAAACAGAACGGGCTGAAGTTATGTGGCAGGGCTTAGAACGCATCATTCCCGACATTCGCAACCGTTGTGAAGTAACTTTGGTTGGTACGCCTTTAACCCATAAACGCTATCTTCGTCGCCATTGCGGTACCTATGGACCTGCAATAAAAGCAGGAAATGGTTTGTTTCCTGGTTCTAACACTCCCCTATCCAAATTGTACTGCTGCGGAGATTCTACCTTTCCTGGTATCGGCATTCCTGCCGTTGCTGCCAGTGGTGCGATCGCAGCTAATACCATTGCTTCTTTGAAGCAACATTTGCAAATGCTGGAGTTAGTTACTTAGTGATTACTTAGAATTAAAGATTGGGATAATTCAGTATAACTACGGTATTTCCTGTAAAAACCGCAATTGAGAGCTAAACTAAGAGATGCTATCGAACGAGTTCGAGTATGACTAACCTCAAATCAGTTCCCAAACCCAGTGAGGAAATTAGT from Myxosarcina sp. GI1 includes the following:
- the leuD gene encoding 3-isopropylmalate dehydratase small subunit yields the protein MTKINHISGKGIPVVGDDIDTDRIIPARFLRCVTFDGLGSHAFEDDRASSAGKHPFDLPQYQEANILVVNNNFGCGSSREHAPQALAKWGIRAIVGESFAEIFFGNCVAIGVPCVVASSKIVQQLQAKLADYPQAAMTIDLAAKQVTCDNLTFPVEMNEGSRQMFIEGTWDNCGQLIADSNSIRTTANKLPYLNWQSA
- the clpS gene encoding ATP-dependent Clp protease adapter ClpS yields the protein MTATPTTIRERAGQTVKELYPNYKVIVLNDDFNTFKHVAECLMKYIPGMNGDRAWELTEQIHNEGQAIVWVGPQEQAELYHQQLRRAGLTMAPLEKA
- a CDS encoding DUF5818 domain-containing protein, with the translated sequence MTVTGKIEKKGFGFGTWALVTDDGTTYELKDPPEELKQESIRVEIEGKTREDVMTIAMIGPVLEIESYKKL
- a CDS encoding DUF2103 domain-containing protein, which translates into the protein MTDSSDGRLVWNHSTHLPGLIPILEKLVDCEGIGTVTPGRIKTARGRSPHLKLRVSVPIRGGYKVIARQGKTVQEVFILTVLEQKALEKAIASLLDS
- a CDS encoding S8 family peptidase codes for the protein MKKFVLLCLFILGIGFALFNFKGLAQGGEFESIIIDFKEDIPITKISEDIQDISQQYGRSLRLNSIFSINDRVYVVEGNKEFLRKLKRSPLKKQTEYIEANYIYHQFDAPNDPEYSKQWNFHNINVEQAWDETKGNGVTVAVIDTGVTQVPDLKLTKFVKGYNFVSDKVDAADDNGHGTHVAGTIAQSTNNGYGVAGIAYEASIMPLKVLSSSGGGTVADIAEAIKFAADNNADVINLSLGGIGSSHLMQEAVDYAYAKGVTIIAAAGNENRNSASYPARYPHVMSVAATDATGVKAPYSNFGAGVDISAPGGSEAGKILQNTVDPSSGKSVFVGFQGTSMAAPHVAGVAALVRASGIEEPAEVVNILKQSSRKIKEDPLNHFGAGQLDAGGAVKLALKGQITFKDFFRWLRNSGYLNPGFWLDGGAVAFLPKLAMVIGSYLLAWFLRNYLPFTLGLNSGLILGSSGLFFLQGLYIFDLPQWPLRLFGSSIPELGNVVRGTASLNPVFASVLIPFVLIVLLLGHSSWKWFAIGSSIGVAACLAVSAAIDPAVWGLGAGVAARSFLGINAILCLALAYVASQNEKQRA
- a CDS encoding pentapeptide repeat-containing protein, which produces MTNEELLEKYQTGNRDFSRSDLSRIQIIQTKLQYIDLSRSELDWANLSGTDLSFANLNRVDLVNARLIKTQLIEANLNCADLTNADLSWANLEGAILVRVDFSDANLNQCSFKNADLRDANLSGANLSGVNLEGANLSRADLSDANLSGVNLAHANLSRADLSHANLSQANLTRVNLNKADLSESNLKQANMQRSIMKGANLRSANLKGASFSGAVLKEVNSSLATISELNLPGFNRPSRLDLRSANLTNANLSGACLEDANLRFVSLYKANLQQANFNSASLIDVYLRDADLRGAILHQCVLSNVNWKDTVMPDGSIHL
- a CDS encoding type 1 glutamine amidotransferase → MKLSIGWLYPNLMSTYGDRGNVICLQQRCQWRDMEVEIVPLQRETAIAEFKRVDLIVGGGAQDRQQEIVMRDLRGAKADALRTMLEANTPGVFTCGSPQLLGHYYEPALGQRIEGLGLLDLVSKHPGINAKRCIGNLVFEIAASPLAEELQAMLGEKPIAIGFENHGGRTYLNSVQPLGKVVSGLGNNGEDGWEGAFYGNAIATYAHGPLLPKNPFIADWLIKKALQRKYQTEINLIKLPDTLAYEARKAMLQRLNLAKIS
- a CDS encoding NAD(P)/FAD-dependent oxidoreductase, whose product is MNDSLAADVVIIGSGVGGLCCGALLAKYGFKVIVCESHAIAGGAAHSFERDGYKFDSGPSLYSGMSRSPSNNPLRQVLDVLDEDIEWVNYDVWGCRLPEADFDAYIGANHFTETLAKLRGEAAVAEWQQLQAEMKIFAEAVNALPPLAMRFDLGAAVSMGKYLPSMLWHLPNILKLTRPFSEIIDGTVSDRFIRDWLDLLCFLLSGLPASGTVGAVMAFMFAEWYKPGVELDYPVGGSGAIVDALLRGLTKNGGEILYNSHVAEILVEDKQAVGVRLGNGKKIAASKAVVSNASIWDTLPLIPQGALPQDFVTERQAIPECESFMHLHLGIDGTGLPKNLQCHYIVVNDWEQGVTAPQNVVVASIPSVLDPSLAPAGKHVVHVYTPGNEPYEIWAGLDRRSAEYDRLKTERAEVMWQGLERIIPDIRNRCEVTLVGTPLTHKRYLRRHCGTYGPAIKAGNGLFPGSNTPLSKLYCCGDSTFPGIGIPAVAASGAIAANTIASLKQHLQMLELVT